From a single Raphanus sativus cultivar WK10039 chromosome 3, ASM80110v3, whole genome shotgun sequence genomic region:
- the LOC108837329 gene encoding uncharacterized protein LOC108837329 — MSLLLNHPLKLCLRRPVLVRSSPLVSTSLPQTAPCAIFAAGSWGPNEAKLRVLYADQPHSIDLDKVVPWDLVYDTDDSVTIGSSHGWVATLKEDGILRLQDDLNPSASYTDPKRIPLPPLVTLPHCQTQIVTNVSMSTSSPEDEDCVVAVKFLGPQISFCRPAQRNSEWTNIRLENPCFFSSRVMFSKKDEMFLMPGSGGHLIASWDLLLKKNTKLQNLCLDNLPKLSKKKRELLEACCKSEHLVESRSTGETFLIKWYKKTTKIFKGVARMKTKALMVFKLDGLGNAVYTKDIGDLAIFLSKSEPFCVNASSFPDLNPNIVFLNDVDELACVCPTHISPSISVGTGNCTIPVFFFPPQNIES; from the coding sequence ATGTCTCTGCTTCTCAACCATCCCTTGAAACTATGCTTAAGGAGACCTGTGCTGGTAAGATCCTCTCCGCTTGTCTCAACTTCCTTGCCGCAAACCGCTCCTTGTGCCATCTTCGCCGCTGGCAGCTGGGGACCTAATGAGGCAAAACTCCGTGTTTTGTATGCTGATCAACCTCACAGCATTGATCTGGATAAGGTTGTGCCTTGGGACTTGGTGTATGACACTGATGATTCGGTAACCATAGGGTCATCCCATGGTTGGGTGGCTACTTTGAAGGAAGACGGCATACTGCGTCTCCAAGACGATCTAAACCCAAGTGCATCGTATACGGACCCGAAACGCATCCCTTTGCCTCCTCTTGTGACTTTGCCTCATTGCCAAACCCAAATCGTCACCAACGTGTCAATGTCCACGTCTTCCCCTGAGGATGAGGACTGCGTCGTGGCTGTCAAGTTCTTGGGACCACAGATCAGCTTTTGCAGACCAGCTCAGAGAAACTCAGAGTGGACCAACATCAGACTCGAGAACCCCTGTTTCTTCTCCTCACGTGTCATGTTTTCCAAGAAAGATGAGATGTTTCTCATGCCTGGTTCTGGTGGTCATCTCATCGCATCATGGGATCTCCTCCTCAAAAAGAACACCAAGTTGCAGAACTTGTGCTTGGATAACCTTCCCAAGCTTTCAAAGAAGAAACGAGAGCTTCTGGAAGCGTGCTGCAAAAGCGAACACTTGGTGGAGTCAAGAAGCACCGGTGAAACTTTCTTGATCAAGTGGTACAAGAAGACAACCAAGATCTTCAAAGGCGTTGCGAGGATGAAAACAAAGGCTTTGATGGTGTTCAAGCTAGACGGACTAGGAAACGCTGTTTACACTAAAGACATTGGAGACCTAGCCATTTTCCTCTCCAAGTCTGAACCATTCTGTGTCAATGCTAGCTCCTTTCCCGACTTGAACCCTAATATAGTCTTTTTGAACGATGTGGACGAACTCGCCTGCGTCTGTCCTACTCATATCTCGCCATCCATTAGCGTTGGAACTGGTAACTGCACAATCCCCGTTTTTTTCTTTCCACCTCAAAATATAGAGAGTTGA
- the LOC108844240 gene encoding CBS domain-containing protein CBSX5, translating into MALALLSHEVSDLCIGKPPLRCLSAVTATVADVISALKSSDEPFLSVWSCDHDETNDDINKCECECVGKICMADVICYLTESDNKALSLSSVSVSVLLPKSRSIVVHVQSSCKLIEAINLITGGAQNLIVPIQTKPITKRRQQTRNAVVSLTTTIATTTHKNSRQFCWITQEDIIRFLLDSISVFSPLPSLSISDLGVINSTHAILSVDYHSSSAASTVTAVSRAIADNISVAVVDDGECDGEDTRAILIGEISPMTLACCDESAAAAVATLSAGDLMTYIDGGGPPESLVRVVRNRLEEKGLVGLISLVDSLSGSSSSSDEEAPVGRRTKSSYGRSVSSAARMARKSVAIVCNRRSSLMAVMIQAIARRVSYVWVVDEDGCLVGMVTFVDILKLFRGFLDDQH; encoded by the exons ATGGCACTAGCCCTTTTGTCTCACGAGGTATCCGATCTCTGCATCGGCAAACCGCCTCTACGGTGCCTCTCCGCCGTCACAGCCACCGTCGCTGACGTCATCTCTGCCCTCAAATCCTCCGACGAACCTTTCCTCAGCGTATGGAGCTGTGATCACGACGAAACCAACGATGATATTAACAAGTGCGAATGCGAGTGTGTGGGTAAGATCTGTATGGCAGATGTGATCTGTTACCTAACTGAATCAGACAACAAGGCTTTGTCTCTTTCCTCTGTTTCCGTCTCTGTTCTTCTTCCCAAATCTCGTTCCATCGTCGTTCATGTCCAATCTTCTTGCAA GTTAATTGAAGCCATTAATCTGATAACCGGAGGAGCACAGAATCTGATCGTTCCGATTCAGACTAAACCAATCACAAAGAGAAGACAACAAACCCGAAACGCTGTCGTTTCTCTAACCACCACCATCGCAACAACAACTCACAAGAACAGCCGACAGTTCTGCTGGATTACACAAGAAGACATCATCAGATTCCTTCTCGACTCCATCAGCGTCTTCTCCCCATTACCATCGCTCTCCATCTCCGACCTCGGCGTGATCAACAGCACGCACGCTATCCTCTCCGTCGACTACcactcctcctccgccgcctccACCGTCACCGCCGTTTCTCGCGCCATCGCCGATAACATCTCCGTCGCGGTGGTCGACGACGGAGAATGTGACGGAGAAGACACACGTGCGATTTTAATCGGGGAGATATCGCCGATGACGCTCGCTTGCTGCGACGAGTCGGCGGCAGCAGCGGTTGCTACGCTCTCTGCCGGCGATCTGATGACGTACATTGACGGTGGAGGCCCGCCGGAGAGTCTTGTGAGAGTCGTTAGGAACCGTCTCGAAGAGAAAGGTTTGGTGGGTTTGATCTCGCTGGTTGATTCTTTGTCGgggtcttcttcttcgtcggaTGAAGAGGCTCCGGTGGGGAGGAGGACGAAGTCGTCGTATGGGAGGTCGGTGAGCAGTGCGGCAAGGATGGCGAGGAAGTCGGTGGCGATAGTGTGTAATCGGAGAAGCTCGTTGATGGCTGTGATGATACAAGCGATTGCTCGTAGGGTGAGTTATGTGTGGGTGGTTGATGAAGATGGTTGTTTGGTTGGTATGGTTACTTTTGTTGATATTTTGAAGCTCTTTAGAGGATTTTTGGATGATCAACACtaa
- the LOC108846550 gene encoding uncharacterized protein LOC108846550: MSLLLNHPSKLCFRRPVLVRSSPRISDAFSPSFMQTPPCSIIKAVPCGGDLGRLEVVWDGPDPVNYLEKKVPMELMNESEVIGSSNGWVATLKDDGILRLQDDLNPCASDTDPKRIPLPPLVTLPHCQTKLVTNVSMSSSSPEDEDCVVAVKFLGPQLSFCRPTRSKYGWINVKIENSCFYNSHVMFSKKDQMFRVVGSGGHLVGSWDLHEYKHSPKLQKLRFRNLPKMSKAKRELMDMCCTTEYLVESESTGETFLVKRYRKTLPETTKEMKTEFLMVFNIDQKGNAVYTKDIGDLCIFLSKSEPFSVTASSFPVDLTANKIIFDDVDEFGVASLEDSTIHSENSTSSAPYQIPPQPIY, from the coding sequence ATGTCTCTGCTTCTCAACCATCCCTCGAAGCTATGCTTTCGGAGACCTGTGCTGGTCAGATCTTCTCCACGCATCTCTGACGCCTTCTCACCTTCCTTCATGCAAACCCCTCCTTGTTCCATCATCAAGGCTGTTCCTTGTGGAGGAGATCTCGGAAGACTCGAGGTCGTTTGGGATGGCCCCGACCCCGTAAATTACTTGGAAAAGAAGGTACCTATGGAGTTGATGAACGAAAGTGAAGTGATAGGATCGTCCAACGGCTGGGTAGCCACTCTCAAGGACGACGGGATTTTGCGTCTCCAAGACGATCTCAACCCTTGTGCATCCGACACCGATCCGAAACGCATCCCGCTGCCTCCTCTTGTAACTCTGCCTCACTGCCAAACCAAACTTGTCACCAACGTGTCCATGTCCTCATCATCTCCAGAGGACGAGGACTGTGTCGTGGCTGTCAAGTTCTTAGGACCTCAGCTCAGCTTTTGCAGACCCACTCGAAGTAAATACGGGTGGATCAACGTCAAAATAGAAAACTCTTGTTTCTACAACTCCCATGTCATGTTCTCCAAGAAAGACCAGATGTTTCGCGTTGTCGGATCTGGAGGCCACCTGGTCGGATCATGGGATCTCCATGAGTACAAGCATAGTCCCAAGCTTCAGAAACTGCGTTTCAGAAACCTCCCCAAGATGTCCAAGGCCAAAAGGGAGCTTATGGATATGTGTTGCACGACCGAGTACTTAGTCGAGTCGGAATCCACCGGTGAAACTTTCTTGGTTAAGAGGTATAGGAAGACACTCCCCGAGACCACCAAGGAAATGAAAACAGAGTTTTTAATGGTGTTTAATATCGACCAAAAAGGAAACGCCGTTTACACTAAAGACATTGGAGATCTCTGTATTTTCCTCTCAAAGTCTGAACCATTCTCTGTCACTGCAAGCTCGTTTCCTGTCGACCTGACAgctaacaaaattattttcgaTGATGTTGACGAATTTGGAGTTGCCTCACTGGAAGATTCAACCATCCACAGTGAAAATTCTACCAGCTCTGCCCCGTACCAGATTCCACCTCAACCCATATATTGA
- the LOC108844765 gene encoding uncharacterized protein LOC108844765: MGYVLRVRMASFFAGAATASFIGLSVLYKDYKVAHESISQQAKAFHDSLDTRISALESLRQSEAPQLPETTTTD; this comes from the exons atggggtACGTGTTGAGGGTGAGAATGGCGTCTTTCTTCGCCGGAGCTGCGACTGCTTCTTTCATCGGCCTCTCTGTTCTCTACAAGGATTACAAAGTCGCTCACGAATCCATTTCTCAGCAG GCAAAGGCTTTTCATGACTCTCTGGATACAAGGATCTCTGCTCTTGAAAGCTTGAGACAGAGTGAAGCTCCTCAGCTTCCTGAGACGACAACTACTGATTAA
- the LOC108845476 gene encoding uncharacterized protein LOC108845476 codes for MEGRIEMLFSMVLVIATILMRPGLAIPGSPIDITKCWSSLTSIQGCVIEIYKSAVTGKFENVGPACCKAFTDVDAKCWPKMFPLNPLFPPLLKDGCSRISATAPSHTTPQFPIIPGSAVDLTKCLSSLVSVEGCVTEIQKSLFTGKFDNVGAMCCKAFLAIDAKCWPQMFPLNPFFPPLLKDGCSRIAIASTLK; via the coding sequence ATGGAAGGTAGGATTGAAATGCTCTTTTCCATGGTTCTAGTTATTGCCACTATTCTTATGAGGCCGGGGCTAGCCATTCCTGGCTCCCCCATTGATATCACAAAGTGCTGGTCATCACTTACCAGCATTCAAGGTTGTGTAATCGAAATCTACAAATCTGCTGTAACGGGTAAGTTTGAAAACGTTGGGCCAGCTTGCTGCAAGGCTTTTACGGATGTTGATGCAAAATGTTGGCCCAAAATGTTCCCTTTGAATCCATTGTTCCCACCTCTTCTCAAGGATGGTTGTTCTCGCATCAGCGCAACTGCACCATCACACACAACACCTCAGTTCCCTATCATTCCTGGTTCTGCAGTCGATCTCACAAAGTGTTTGTCATCACTCGTCAGCGTTGAAGGTTGCGTAACTGAAATCCAAAAATCACTTTTCACAGGGAAGTTTGATAATGTTGGAGCTATGTGTTGCAAAGCTTTCTTGGCTATAGATGCCAAATGTTGGCCACAAATGTTTCCGCTAAATCCCTTCTTCCCTCCTCTTCTCAAAGATGGATGTTCTCGCATCGCAATCGCTTCCACACTCAAATGA